TTCGCCGAGCTCGATGCGGAAGCCGCGGACCTTCACCTGGAAGTCGATGCGGCCGAGGTACTCGAGGCGGCCGTCGTGGAGGAAACGGACGCGGTCGCCGGTGCGGTACATGCGGCTGCCGGGCGGGCCGAAGGGGACGGGGATGAAGCGCTCTGCGGTGAGCTCGGGGCGCAGCAGGTAGCCACGCGCCTGGCCCTCGCCCGCGAGGAAGAGCTCGCCCGCGACGCCGATGGGGACGGGGAGCAGGGAGGGGTCGAGGACGTAGGCGCGGGTGTTGGAGAGGGGCCTGCCGATGAGAGGCGTCTCGTCGCGAGAGACGAGGGAGAAGGTGGAGTAGGTGGTGTCCTCGGAGGGCCCGTAGAGGTTGA
Above is a genomic segment from Myxococcaceae bacterium JPH2 containing:
- a CDS encoding AMP-binding protein; its protein translation is NLYGPSEDTTYSTFSLVSRDETPLIGRPLSNTRAYVLDPSLLPVPIGVAGELFLAGEGQARGYLLRPELTAERFIPVPFGPPGSRMYRTGDRVRFLHDGRLEYLGRIDFQVKVRGFRIELGE